From Staphylococcus delphini, one genomic window encodes:
- a CDS encoding subtilosin A family bacteriocin, with protein MEQGVMVSNKGCSACAVGAVCLADGPIPDFEVAGITGTFGIAS; from the coding sequence ATGGAACAAGGTGTAATGGTTAGTAACAAAGGTTGCTCAGCATGCGCGGTTGGAGCTGTTTGTCTAGCTGATGGTCCTATTCCTGATTTTGAAGTAGCTGGTATTACAGGTACATTCGGTATAGCTTCTTAA
- the istB gene encoding IS21-like element helper ATPase IstB yields the protein MYTDHQKLLESFQQLNLKMIKDYYPKYLESLSKNQKSLTEILLELTEKEVEYQAEQKFKRAIKLARFPKVKYLNDFDFTFQPSINKQEILTLKSMHFLEKSINICFLGNSGVGKTHLAISLGVEACKQNIKTRFYTFKELIELLTTSEEKGIINKTLKQLNRIELLIIDEIGYTPISKEQADLFYQLMSLRYEMKSTIITTNIPFSSWGDSFSNKIASAAIIDRLIHHSKIFKITGDSYRLKDYKSEKSLNIRHS from the coding sequence ATGTATACAGACCATCAAAAGCTATTAGAAAGCTTTCAACAGCTCAATCTAAAAATGATTAAAGACTATTATCCGAAGTATTTAGAATCACTATCCAAGAATCAAAAATCTTTAACTGAAATTTTACTTGAGTTGACAGAAAAGGAAGTAGAATATCAAGCTGAACAAAAATTTAAACGTGCTATTAAGTTAGCACGTTTCCCTAAGGTTAAATATTTAAATGACTTTGATTTCACGTTTCAGCCAAGCATTAATAAACAAGAAATACTCACATTAAAATCCATGCATTTTCTAGAGAAGAGTATCAATATATGCTTCTTAGGTAATAGTGGTGTCGGTAAGACACATCTAGCAATATCGCTAGGCGTAGAAGCTTGTAAACAAAATATCAAAACTCGATTCTATACTTTTAAAGAATTAATTGAACTCTTAACCACTTCAGAGGAGAAAGGAATCATCAATAAAACTTTAAAACAATTAAACAGAATTGAACTACTTATTATTGATGAGATAGGCTATACACCCATTTCAAAAGAACAGGCAGACCTCTTCTATCAATTGATGTCACTAAGATATGAAATGAAATCCACGATCATAACGACGAATATCCCTTTTTCTAGTTGGGGCGACTCATTTAGTAACAAGATAGCGTCAGCAGCCATTATTGATAGACTTATTCACCATTCAAAAATATTTAAAATTACAGGCGATTCATACCGACTTAAAGACTATAAAAGTGAAAAAAGTTTAAACATACGTCATTCTTAA
- a CDS encoding Mu transposase domain-containing protein, whose protein sequence is MNPFNVQLLNTYVEDECIRIVSKESMVNFRKGKYSVPTKFIGEEVELIFNELTDKLSIYFDAELIRTHHLSEKKFNYVTKDMCEILKSDAFKHKDDQEILTYIEDSLLKYDEV, encoded by the coding sequence TTGAACCCGTTTAATGTGCAGTTACTAAACACCTATGTCGAAGATGAATGCATTCGAATTGTTTCTAAAGAGTCGATGGTTAATTTTAGAAAAGGTAAATATTCAGTACCTACAAAGTTTATTGGTGAGGAGGTTGAATTAATCTTTAATGAATTGACTGACAAATTATCCATCTACTTTGATGCCGAGTTAATTAGAACCCATCATTTATCGGAAAAGAAATTCAATTATGTTACCAAAGATATGTGTGAGATATTGAAGTCTGACGCATTCAAGCACAAAGACGATCAAGAAATTCTTACGTATATCGAAGATTCATTATTAAAATATGACGAGGTATAG
- the istA gene encoding IS21 family transposase — protein MKGIKPNYAELARQYHCDPRTVKKYYEAGKGNELKKLKTRKTTKRVSKLEPYKTLIDEKLELGCTAMAIYKYITKKGYEGKYTILREYCKNKKGKEIKKATIRVETRPGIAAQVDWKEDMVMHDKFGKRYQFNIFLYVLHYSKMKYITLTWDRKQDTLFQCLKESFEYTGGVPKEIWFDNMKTVVDRPRTQYRKVVFNTLFHQFSKDANFEPIACRPYRPQTKGSVESLAKFVEQRLRPYDYEFYDAVELISLVNHFCHEMNITKYRKQLTAIQLIYSILKKNIY, from the coding sequence ATGAAAGGCATAAAACCAAATTACGCTGAACTGGCTAGACAATATCATTGTGATCCAAGGACAGTAAAAAAATATTATGAAGCTGGGAAAGGCAATGAGTTGAAAAAATTAAAAACAAGGAAAACGACAAAGAGAGTATCAAAATTAGAACCCTATAAAACGCTCATAGACGAAAAATTAGAGCTAGGTTGTACGGCTATGGCGATTTATAAATATATTACTAAAAAAGGATATGAAGGCAAATATACGATTCTTAGAGAATATTGTAAGAATAAAAAAGGAAAGGAAATTAAAAAAGCAACTATACGGGTAGAAACACGCCCCGGTATAGCTGCTCAAGTAGACTGGAAAGAAGATATGGTCATGCATGATAAATTTGGGAAACGTTATCAATTTAATATCTTTCTTTACGTTCTACACTATTCAAAAATGAAGTATATCACATTAACTTGGGATAGAAAACAAGATACATTATTTCAATGTTTGAAAGAATCTTTTGAGTACACTGGAGGTGTTCCTAAGGAAATATGGTTCGATAATATGAAAACGGTCGTTGATCGTCCTAGAACACAATATAGAAAAGTGGTATTTAACACCCTTTTTCATCAATTTAGTAAAGATGCAAACTTTGAACCCATCGCGTGTAGGCCGTATAGGCCGCAAACCAAGGGCTCTGTGGAATCTTTAGCTAAATTTGTGGAACAACGTTTAAGGCCCTACGATTACGAATTTTATGACGCTGTTGAACTTATCAGTCTTGTCAATCACTTTTGTCATGAAATGAACATAACGAAATATCGCAAGCAACTGACTGCTATCCAATTGATTTATTCAATTCTGAAGAAAAACATCTATTGA